One Peribacillus simplex NBRC 15720 = DSM 1321 genomic region harbors:
- a CDS encoding tetratricopeptide repeat protein yields MNTVEQVIQHLKKGELTEALKHINRIKSSESAEDILLLAEEMLQLGFAEEAKDLFEHLLQLYPDEGELIVSLAEILIDMDQEDEAMLMLEKVSADDEVYPSALLLEADLYQLQGMDEVSERKLLQAKEMLPDEIIIDFALAELFFHQGRDQEAIANYIKVLEQEQEIAGVNVNQRLAEALSSSGKFEEALPHFEKALNDGLEINTLFEYAFTAFQAGLYETAVRKFIELKELDHEYHSLYLYLAKSYEHLEDLENALKTVREGIKADEFNKELYFFGGKIALKSGHEEEAENLFKEALAIDPGYLEAALTLLKLYMHHERYEDVLECIGEVRRYGEDDPQFEWIAAVSYQHTEQFKESLTSYHKAYNSFKNNQDFLEDYGFFLIEEGDRATSREVFNKLLEMNPANDEYAMILERLGESTDEM; encoded by the coding sequence TATAAATCGAATTAAATCATCAGAGTCAGCAGAGGACATATTGTTGCTGGCCGAAGAAATGCTCCAGCTTGGTTTTGCGGAGGAGGCAAAGGATCTTTTTGAACATCTGCTGCAACTCTATCCCGATGAAGGAGAATTGATTGTTTCGTTGGCGGAAATCCTGATTGACATGGACCAGGAAGATGAAGCGATGCTGATGCTTGAAAAAGTAAGTGCAGATGATGAAGTATATCCAAGTGCTTTGCTTTTGGAGGCGGACCTTTATCAATTACAGGGAATGGATGAGGTCAGCGAACGGAAGCTACTGCAGGCCAAGGAAATGCTTCCAGATGAGATCATCATTGATTTTGCACTAGCTGAACTGTTCTTTCATCAAGGTAGGGATCAGGAAGCCATTGCAAATTACATAAAGGTTTTGGAACAGGAACAAGAAATCGCTGGTGTTAATGTCAATCAGAGGCTTGCTGAAGCATTAAGCAGTTCGGGGAAGTTCGAGGAGGCCCTTCCGCACTTTGAAAAGGCCTTAAATGATGGACTTGAAATCAATACCCTATTTGAATATGCATTTACAGCTTTTCAGGCAGGTCTTTATGAGACAGCCGTACGAAAGTTTATTGAACTGAAAGAATTAGATCATGAATACCATTCTTTATATTTGTACCTGGCAAAGAGTTATGAGCATCTTGAAGATCTGGAAAATGCCTTGAAAACGGTCAGAGAAGGAATCAAGGCTGATGAATTCAATAAGGAACTTTACTTCTTCGGCGGAAAAATAGCCTTGAAAAGCGGGCATGAAGAAGAGGCGGAAAATCTATTTAAAGAAGCACTTGCCATTGATCCGGGATACCTGGAAGCTGCACTTACGCTCTTGAAATTGTATATGCACCACGAAAGGTATGAAGATGTATTGGAGTGTATTGGTGAAGTAAGGCGATATGGAGAAGATGATCCGCAGTTTGAATGGATAGCTGCTGTATCTTATCAGCATACTGAACAATTTAAAGAGTCATTAACCAGCTATCATAAAGCATATAATTCATTCAAGAACAATCAAGATTTCCTTGAAGATTATGGTTTCTTTTTAATTGAAGAAGGAGACAGAGCCACATCTAGAGAAGTATTTAATAAGCTGCTTGAGATGAACCCGGCAAATGATGAGTATGCGATGATTTTGGAGCGGCTAGGTGAAAGTACAGATGAAATGTAG
- a CDS encoding ReoY family proteolytic degradation factor yields MVAAPVSVNEKKDFIRWFLNHYQLKRRECVWILNYLMSHDQLMKKVHFVENAQYCPRGLIMSTHCVDEVPFRFYKSNIMTTDAEKSFHDIRLNRDEDIYIQLNFKSSYSSYQYAAVLEHNPFMPKSTASNEKDQLLAEQFLERSMLYFQRDRLLKEIDEALDKHDEQAFKNLTEQLNQLKVLG; encoded by the coding sequence ATGGTGGCTGCCCCTGTTTCTGTGAATGAGAAGAAGGATTTTATTCGGTGGTTTTTAAATCATTATCAACTGAAACGAAGAGAATGCGTGTGGATATTGAATTACTTAATGAGTCATGACCAACTAATGAAAAAGGTTCATTTTGTAGAAAATGCACAATATTGCCCACGTGGACTGATTATGTCGACACATTGTGTGGATGAAGTCCCTTTCAGGTTTTATAAGTCCAATATCATGACGACCGATGCAGAGAAATCTTTTCATGATATCCGTTTAAATAGGGATGAAGACATATATATTCAGCTCAATTTTAAATCGTCATACTCTTCCTATCAATATGCAGCGGTACTCGAGCACAATCCCTTCATGCCGAAATCAACGGCATCAAATGAAAAAGATCAGTTGCTGGCTGAACAATTTTTAGAAAGAAGCATGTTGTATTTTCAAAGGGACCGTCTGCTTAAGGAAATCGATGAAGCCCTTGATAAGCATGATGAGCAAGCATTTAAGAACTTAACCGAACAATTGAATCAATTAAAAGTACTTGGATGA
- a CDS encoding YpiF family protein, whose protein sequence is MKWTAKDLDMYMQSKEYVDTVLIPLVPLSFKGQMKQTGSMNEFLTILSLEIEKQMKGRILLLPTFHYLSGEMDKVERLKRWANELKENDFEHVFFLTSDFEWKKEERELENNLVWIPAIPLEGLEIEQAKEMINQQVLQILDIFSYNWKNEKK, encoded by the coding sequence ATGAAGTGGACAGCAAAAGATCTTGACATGTATATGCAATCAAAAGAGTATGTGGATACCGTTTTGATTCCTTTGGTTCCCCTATCTTTTAAAGGGCAAATGAAGCAAACGGGCTCAATGAATGAATTTCTTACCATTTTAAGTTTGGAAATTGAAAAGCAGATGAAAGGAAGAATTCTTTTATTGCCAACATTTCATTATTTGAGTGGTGAAATGGATAAGGTTGAGCGGTTAAAGCGTTGGGCCAATGAATTGAAAGAAAATGATTTCGAGCATGTTTTTTTTCTTACATCGGATTTTGAGTGGAAAAAGGAAGAGCGGGAATTGGAAAATAATTTAGTATGGATTCCTGCCATCCCCTTGGAGGGGCTTGAAATTGAACAAGCAAAGGAAATGATTAACCAGCAAGTTCTCCAAATCCTTGATATTTTCTCTTATAATTGGAAAAATGAAAAAAAGTAG
- a CDS encoding ubiquinol-cytochrome c reductase iron-sulfur subunit, translating into MSKHNVSRRQFLNYTLTGVGGFMAAGMLMPMVRFAIDPVLSADKGGDYVATKQKVSELTTEPTRVDFSFKQVDGWYESEETNTAWVYKTDDGNIVALSPICKHLGCTVGWNTDKTNPNQFFCPCHYGRYTKDGMNVKGTPPVSPLDVFDTKEKDGILYLGQLKPHGEA; encoded by the coding sequence ATGAGCAAGCATAATGTTTCACGACGTCAATTCCTTAATTACACACTTACTGGCGTTGGTGGATTTATGGCGGCCGGTATGTTGATGCCTATGGTTAGGTTTGCAATTGATCCTGTATTATCAGCAGATAAAGGCGGGGATTACGTTGCAACTAAACAGAAGGTAAGTGAACTGACTACCGAACCAACCCGTGTCGACTTTAGTTTTAAACAGGTCGATGGTTGGTATGAGTCTGAAGAAACAAATACAGCTTGGGTTTACAAAACGGATGATGGTAATATCGTTGCTTTATCTCCAATCTGTAAGCATTTAGGCTGTACGGTAGGTTGGAATACGGATAAGACTAATCCGAATCAATTTTTCTGTCCTTGCCATTATGGCAGGTATACGAAAGATGGGATGAATGTCAAAGGGACACCGCCGGTTTCACCATTGGACGTCTTTGACACGAAAGAAAAAGATGGAATACTTTATTTGGGTCAACTAAAACCGCACGGGGAGGCGTAA
- the qcrB gene encoding menaquinol-cytochrome c reductase cytochrome b subunit, whose amino-acid sequence MLTKLYDWVDERLDITPLWRDIADHEVPEHVNPAHHFSAFVYCFGGLTFFITVIQILSGMFLTMYYVPDIKNAWESVYYLQNEVAFGQIVRGMHHWGASLVIVMMFLHTLRVFFQGAYKKPRELNWMVGVLIFFIMLALGLTGYLLPWDMKALFATKVTLTIVDSVPLMGPALKTLIAGDPTIVGAQTLTRFFAIHVFFLPAALFALLAAHFLMIRKQGISGPL is encoded by the coding sequence TTGCTAACAAAGTTATATGACTGGGTGGACGAGCGTTTAGATATTACGCCGTTATGGCGGGATATTGCTGACCATGAGGTTCCTGAACATGTTAACCCCGCACATCATTTTTCTGCATTCGTATATTGTTTTGGTGGGTTAACTTTCTTTATTACGGTCATCCAAATCTTGTCAGGCATGTTCTTGACGATGTACTATGTCCCGGACATTAAAAACGCTTGGGAATCTGTTTATTATTTGCAAAATGAAGTTGCCTTCGGTCAAATTGTTCGTGGTATGCATCACTGGGGAGCAAGTCTAGTTATCGTTATGATGTTTTTACATACTCTTCGTGTCTTCTTCCAGGGAGCTTACAAAAAACCGCGTGAATTGAACTGGATGGTCGGCGTATTGATTTTCTTCATCATGCTGGCATTAGGCTTGACTGGTTATTTATTGCCATGGGATATGAAAGCGCTATTCGCAACGAAAGTTACTTTGACAATTGTCGATTCGGTACCGTTAATGGGACCAGCACTCAAGACATTGATAGCAGGAGATCCAACCATCGTTGGAGCACAGACATTGACACGATTCTTTGCAATACATGTATTCTTCCTGCCAGCAGCATTATTTGCTTTACTAGCGGCTCATTTCCTGATGATCCGAAAACAAGGTATTTCAGGTCCGCTATAA
- a CDS encoding menaquinol-cytochrome c reductase cytochrome b/c subunit — MHRGKGMKFVGDSRISADRKPNIPKDYSEYPGKTEAFWPNFLLKEWMVGAVFLVGYLCLTIAHPSPLERIADPTDTGYIPLPDWYFLFLYQLLKYTYASGPYNAIGSMVIPGLAFGALLLAPFLDRGPERSPAKRPFAVGFMLLAMAGVFYLTWESAAHHDWEASKKQGAIVEGADIDKESDGYKLMDSNGCISCHGAELTGGAGAPSLIDTGLKPEEISKIAVKGQGAMPAGMFKGTDEELATLAEFVSGLSTK, encoded by the coding sequence ATGCATCGTGGGAAAGGTATGAAATTCGTAGGTGACTCGCGTATCTCCGCGGACCGTAAACCGAATATTCCGAAAGATTATTCAGAATATCCTGGGAAAACTGAAGCATTTTGGCCTAATTTCCTTTTAAAAGAATGGATGGTAGGAGCTGTATTTCTTGTAGGTTATCTTTGCCTGACAATCGCACATCCGTCACCATTGGAAAGGATAGCAGATCCAACAGATACAGGGTATATTCCGCTGCCGGACTGGTATTTCCTATTCCTTTACCAATTACTTAAGTATACCTATGCTTCAGGTCCTTACAATGCAATCGGGTCCATGGTAATACCTGGTTTGGCTTTCGGGGCATTGCTCTTGGCACCTTTTCTAGATCGTGGTCCAGAGCGGAGCCCAGCGAAACGTCCTTTTGCTGTAGGCTTCATGCTATTGGCAATGGCAGGCGTTTTCTATTTAACATGGGAGTCCGCAGCCCATCACGATTGGGAAGCTTCCAAGAAGCAAGGAGCAATCGTGGAAGGTGCAGACATTGATAAAGAGAGCGATGGGTATAAATTGATGGATTCTAATGGCTGTATTAGCTGTCACGGAGCAGAATTAACTGGTGGAGCAGGAGCGCCAAGCTTAATTGACACTGGATTAAAGCCAGAAGAAATCTCTAAGATCGCAGTCAAAGGCCAGGGAGCCATGCCAGCTGGCATGTTCAAAGGTACAGATGAAGAATTGGCAACATTAGCTGAATTTGTATCAGGTTTATCGACAAAATAA
- a CDS encoding DUF1405 domain-containing protein, with protein MNVIYSWLANRQMLVLLLLINIFGTAYGYYWYGSQLENTPAIFLAFVPDSPTASLFFVFVLLGFLLRRNFGLMEALAIITLFKYGIWAVLMNLMTFVTTGSLPWEGYMLMASHLGMAIQGVLYAPFYRIKPWHLIVAGIWTIHNDIIDYVFEMMPVYRDLLVYMNSIGYFTFWLSILSIFVGWYFGYRKKRITLSFIH; from the coding sequence ATGAATGTTATCTACAGTTGGCTTGCAAATCGGCAAATGCTCGTTTTGTTATTATTAATAAATATATTCGGAACCGCCTATGGATATTATTGGTACGGTAGTCAATTGGAAAACACTCCTGCGATTTTTTTGGCATTTGTACCGGACAGCCCGACAGCTAGCCTGTTTTTTGTATTTGTTTTATTGGGGTTCCTATTAAGAAGGAATTTCGGACTTATGGAAGCATTGGCGATAATAACACTATTCAAATATGGCATATGGGCAGTTTTAATGAATTTGATGACCTTCGTGACAACAGGTTCATTGCCATGGGAAGGTTATATGTTAATGGCTTCTCATTTGGGAATGGCGATTCAAGGAGTATTATATGCACCATTTTATCGAATAAAACCTTGGCATTTGATAGTGGCAGGGATTTGGACCATACATAATGACATAATCGATTATGTTTTTGAAATGATGCCCGTATACCGTGATTTATTGGTATATATGAATTCGATAGGTTATTTCACTTTTTGGCTCAGCATACTTTCCATTTTTGTCGGCTGGTACTTTGGATATAGAAAAAAGCGAATCACCCTATCCTTCATCCATTAA
- the ypjB gene encoding sporulation protein YpjB, with protein MLKKFILTIAVLFVVLHFPVYAESSSSLEQLDNISDRALEMTKLKRYGDSEKMLTFFSDRFLKETAKEQILDMDELRIITVAHNEALMTIKDMNKGDSEKVNSVTKFRLVVDAVKSTHQPLWTEMEDQMMNSFQQTKNAAINQDTITFNSQLNLFLSQYEMIYPSLKVDLSKETMQQLDTRIQYINQYRPEVINDGESQKELDALQSELTSIFDDMGEDDADPSLWWVIISTGSIIIMTLSYVGWRKYKGDREKPRKEHND; from the coding sequence ATGTTGAAAAAATTCATATTAACCATTGCTGTTTTATTTGTCGTCTTACATTTCCCTGTCTATGCAGAATCCTCTTCAAGTTTGGAGCAATTAGATAACATTTCCGATAGAGCCTTGGAAATGACCAAGTTGAAGCGATATGGAGATTCGGAAAAGATGCTGACGTTTTTTTCTGACCGGTTTTTAAAAGAGACAGCGAAAGAGCAGATCCTTGACATGGACGAACTTCGAATTATTACTGTAGCTCATAATGAGGCGTTGATGACAATAAAGGATATGAACAAGGGAGATTCCGAAAAGGTTAATTCTGTTACAAAGTTCCGGCTTGTTGTTGATGCGGTCAAGTCTACACATCAGCCCCTTTGGACAGAGATGGAGGATCAAATGATGAATTCCTTCCAGCAGACAAAGAATGCCGCGATCAATCAAGACACAATTACATTCAATAGCCAATTGAACTTATTCCTATCACAATATGAAATGATATATCCAAGCTTGAAAGTCGACCTTTCTAAAGAAACGATGCAGCAACTGGACACGAGGATTCAATACATCAACCAATACCGTCCTGAGGTAATCAATGATGGAGAAAGTCAAAAGGAACTGGATGCGTTGCAAAGCGAACTAACCTCAATTTTTGATGATATGGGGGAAGATGATGCAGATCCTTCCCTTTGGTGGGTCATCATATCGACAGGCTCAATCATTATTATGACGCTTTCTTATGTAGGCTGGAGAAAATATAAAGGTGATAGGGAAAAACCAAGGAAAGAACATAATGATTAA
- a CDS encoding zinc metallopeptidase: MYFIYLAIIILIPIYAQMKVKSTYKKYSKVSASSGMNGAETARAILDQNGLFNVRVEETPGMLSDHYDPRDKTVRLSTDNYHGHSVAGVAVAAHEVGHAIQDKEAYAFLRFRHALVPVANFGSNISWILILIGMLASLPGLLLAGIVFMAAAVLFQVITLPVEFNASSRAMDQLVSAGVIRNDEERETKKVLSAAAMTYVAAALVAVLELVRLLLMYTGMREED, translated from the coding sequence ATGTATTTCATTTATTTGGCGATTATCATTTTAATCCCGATTTATGCACAAATGAAAGTGAAAAGCACGTATAAAAAATATTCAAAGGTATCGGCCTCATCTGGTATGAATGGTGCTGAGACGGCGCGGGCCATTTTGGATCAAAATGGACTGTTCAATGTCAGAGTCGAAGAGACGCCTGGAATGCTTTCGGACCATTATGACCCAAGGGATAAAACGGTGCGTTTATCAACGGATAACTATCACGGCCATTCAGTTGCCGGTGTAGCGGTTGCAGCCCATGAAGTTGGACATGCGATTCAAGATAAAGAAGCATATGCGTTCTTGCGTTTCCGCCATGCATTAGTACCGGTAGCTAATTTTGGCTCTAACATATCTTGGATTTTGATTTTAATCGGGATGTTAGCTTCACTTCCTGGGTTGCTATTGGCGGGTATCGTATTTATGGCAGCCGCTGTATTGTTCCAAGTGATAACCCTGCCGGTTGAATTCAATGCCTCTTCTCGGGCGATGGATCAACTCGTTTCCGCTGGGGTCATCCGGAATGATGAAGAACGAGAAACGAAAAAAGTATTAAGTGCTGCTGCGATGACTTATGTTGCTGCCGCTCTTGTAGCCGTACTGGAATTAGTTCGTCTTCTGCTTATGTATACAGGAATGCGGGAAGAAGATTAA
- a CDS encoding YitT family protein → MLLGLKLKNIIFILFGAGIFAFGLVHFNMQNNLAEGGFTGLTLIIYQLIGINPSYSNLILNIPLFLIGWKYLGRTSFFYTIIGTVGLSVWLWVFERYQIEIDLGNDLMLVALFAGVSVGVGLGIIFRYGGTTGGVDIIARFAHRYLGMGMGRTMFIFDAVVIGLSILTYLDYRQAMYTLVAVFIGARVIDFMQEGAYAARGAMIISDKNKEIAEKIMNDMERGVTVLRGYGSFTRNDREVLYCVVGKNELVRLKNAITSVDPHAFVSVSEVHDVLGEGFTLDENKNPIER, encoded by the coding sequence ATGCTTTTGGGCTTAAAATTGAAAAATATTATATTCATCCTTTTTGGGGCTGGAATCTTCGCCTTTGGCCTCGTGCATTTTAACATGCAGAACAACTTGGCCGAAGGCGGATTCACCGGTCTCACCTTGATTATATATCAACTTATCGGGATAAATCCTTCATATTCTAATTTGATTTTGAATATTCCTTTATTTTTAATAGGGTGGAAATATTTAGGGCGAACATCTTTCTTTTATACGATTATCGGAACGGTTGGCCTCTCCGTTTGGCTATGGGTTTTCGAGAGATACCAAATCGAAATCGATCTCGGAAACGACTTGATGCTGGTGGCATTGTTTGCCGGGGTCTCTGTTGGAGTCGGGCTGGGCATAATCTTTCGTTACGGCGGAACAACAGGCGGAGTGGATATCATCGCCCGTTTTGCCCATCGTTACTTAGGGATGGGCATGGGACGGACCATGTTCATCTTTGATGCCGTCGTCATTGGCCTTTCAATCCTTACCTACCTGGATTACCGGCAAGCGATGTATACCCTCGTTGCCGTATTTATAGGTGCCAGAGTAATCGACTTTATGCAAGAAGGAGCCTATGCTGCTAGAGGTGCAATGATCATTAGTGATAAAAACAAGGAAATTGCTGAAAAAATAATGAATGATATGGAGCGGGGCGTAACCGTATTAAGGGGATATGGGTCCTTTACACGCAATGACCGGGAAGTACTCTATTGTGTTGTTGGGAAAAATGAGTTAGTCCGCTTAAAAAATGCCATAACATCGGTGGACCCTCACGCATTCGTATCTGTAAGTGAAGTGCATGACGTATTGGGTGAGGGCTTTACCCTTGATGAAAACAAGAATCCCATTGAAAGGTAA
- a CDS encoding nucleotide pyrophosphohydrolase codes for MEKHKTIQQMQTEVDQYIGQFKEGYFSPLAMLARMSEELGELAREVNHYHGEKPKKATEEENTIEAELGDMLFVLICFANSLGIDLQNSHDLVMQKFTTRDKDRWTRKEEKMEEEGKDE; via the coding sequence ATGGAAAAGCATAAGACGATCCAACAAATGCAAACGGAAGTCGACCAATACATAGGACAATTTAAAGAAGGATATTTCAGCCCTCTGGCCATGCTCGCCCGCATGTCTGAAGAACTTGGGGAATTGGCTAGGGAAGTCAATCATTACCATGGTGAAAAACCTAAGAAGGCAACAGAGGAAGAGAATACGATTGAAGCGGAATTAGGGGACATGCTTTTTGTGTTGATTTGTTTTGCCAATTCTTTAGGGATAGACCTTCAAAACTCGCATGATTTGGTCATGCAAAAGTTTACAACCCGCGATAAAGATAGATGGACAAGAAAAGAAGAGAAAATGGAGGAGGAAGGTAAAGATGAGTAA
- the dapB gene encoding 4-hydroxy-tetrahydrodipicolinate reductase produces MSKVKVIVAGPRGRMGNEAVKLVHRTEGFELAAVIDRKHNGESLSAIEGFHGIEAPVFSDINECFSSIEADVLIDLTTPEVGMLHTETALNHGIRPVVGTTGFTKEDLAKLDSLTKEKGIGCIIAPNFAIGAILMMKFSQMAAKYFPDVEIIEMHHDQKLDAPSGTASKTADMIAAVRETKQQGHPNEKETIQGARGANIDGMHIHSVRLPGLVAHQQVLFGSDGELLTVRHDSFNRASFMSGVKLAVDSVMKLDVLVYGLENIIE; encoded by the coding sequence ATGAGTAAAGTGAAAGTGATTGTAGCTGGTCCACGTGGCAGAATGGGAAATGAAGCGGTGAAGCTTGTACATAGGACAGAAGGGTTTGAATTGGCAGCCGTCATAGATCGCAAGCATAACGGGGAAAGCCTCTCCGCAATAGAAGGTTTTCACGGTATTGAAGCACCGGTTTTTTCGGATATAAATGAATGCTTTTCATCTATAGAGGCGGACGTATTGATCGATTTGACCACACCAGAAGTGGGGATGTTACATACCGAAACGGCACTTAATCATGGCATCCGCCCTGTAGTGGGAACGACTGGTTTTACCAAGGAAGATTTAGCGAAGCTTGATTCATTAACAAAAGAAAAGGGAATTGGTTGCATCATCGCGCCAAACTTTGCAATTGGAGCCATTTTGATGATGAAGTTTTCCCAAATGGCCGCAAAGTATTTCCCGGATGTGGAAATCATAGAAATGCACCATGATCAAAAACTGGATGCTCCTTCTGGCACTGCTTCCAAAACGGCAGACATGATTGCAGCGGTACGTGAAACAAAACAACAGGGGCACCCTAATGAAAAAGAAACCATCCAGGGGGCAAGAGGTGCAAATATAGATGGCATGCATATCCACAGTGTACGGCTACCGGGACTGGTTGCCCATCAACAGGTGCTTTTCGGAAGTGATGGAGAACTATTGACGGTTCGGCATGATTCCTTTAATCGAGCGTCCTTCATGTCAGGTGTCAAACTTGCTGTCGATTCCGTCATGAAATTGGATGTTCTTGTATACGGCCTGGAAAATATTATCGAATAG
- a CDS encoding methylglyoxal synthase: MRIALIAHDKKKEDIIQFVTAYKTVFEQHELFATGTTGKRIMEEVSLPVHRFHSGPLGGDQEIGAMIARGEMDMVLFFRDPLTSQPHEPDVSALIRLSDVYEIPLATNMGTAEVLIQGLKHGYMDWLKLRQKQGEINDKQK; this comes from the coding sequence ATGAGAATTGCCTTAATTGCCCATGATAAGAAAAAAGAAGATATCATTCAATTTGTAACAGCTTATAAAACTGTATTTGAACAGCATGAATTATTTGCAACAGGTACGACCGGGAAACGAATCATGGAAGAAGTATCACTGCCCGTCCATCGTTTTCATTCAGGACCTCTTGGCGGGGATCAGGAAATAGGTGCAATGATTGCACGCGGAGAAATGGACATGGTCCTATTTTTCCGCGATCCATTGACATCACAGCCACATGAACCTGATGTATCGGCGCTTATACGCCTATCAGATGTATATGAAATTCCATTGGCGACAAATATGGGCACGGCAGAAGTGCTGATTCAAGGTTTGAAACATGGGTATATGGACTGGCTAAAACTACGGCAAAAACAAGGTGAGATAAATGATAAACAAAAGTAA
- the bshB1 gene encoding bacillithiol biosynthesis deacetylase BshB1, whose protein sequence is MINKSNIDILAFGAHADDVEIGMGGTIAKYVQQGRKIVICDLTKAEMSSNGTVPLRQEEAHKAAEILGVKRISLDLPDRGLYMKAEYINQIIKVIRQYKPALVFAPFLEDRHPDHGNCAKLVEEAVFSAGVRKYMEEEGLDSHRVQNMYYYMINGFHKPDFVVDITSTISKKLDSLRAYGSQFEKSQVSVETPLVNGYIETVEARERMFGKEVGVAYAEGFMTKKPLMIDADLLGEK, encoded by the coding sequence ATGATAAACAAAAGTAACATAGATATCCTGGCTTTCGGCGCACATGCGGATGATGTTGAAATCGGTATGGGTGGCACGATCGCTAAATATGTGCAACAAGGCAGGAAAATTGTCATTTGTGATTTGACAAAAGCTGAAATGTCATCCAATGGAACCGTTCCATTGCGGCAAGAGGAAGCGCATAAAGCTGCTGAAATCCTTGGGGTGAAGAGGATTTCCCTTGATCTACCCGACCGGGGACTATACATGAAAGCGGAATACATAAATCAAATCATTAAGGTCATTCGCCAATATAAACCTGCCCTTGTATTTGCACCATTTTTGGAAGATCGCCATCCCGATCATGGTAACTGTGCCAAATTAGTCGAGGAAGCAGTTTTTTCGGCAGGAGTAAGAAAGTATATGGAAGAAGAAGGCCTTGATTCTCATCGTGTCCAAAATATGTACTATTATATGATCAATGGGTTTCACAAACCGGACTTCGTCGTGGACATCACTTCGACAATATCGAAAAAGCTGGATAGCCTTAGGGCATATGGCAGCCAATTCGAAAAAAGTCAAGTATCTGTTGAAACACCGTTAGTTAATGGCTATATCGAGACTGTCGAGGCACGGGAGCGAATGTTCGGTAAAGAAGTGGGTGTCGCCTATGCGGAGGGATTCATGACAAAAAAACCGTTAATGATCGATGCCGACTTGTTAGGAGAAAAATAA